One window of Leptospira yasudae genomic DNA carries:
- a CDS encoding tetratricopeptide repeat protein, with product MKLQQALEYVKKGDLPGAKKALIEFLQNNPDDPIGNYHLGMCYSHLNELDAAEEKLIRAISFNESFVAARVGLGVLYAKKKDKPKAEIQFTKVLELDENNVNAKKNLASLYTGTGNVQKAIDLYLSVPPEERKDVVSLYAISFCYLKLDRLADAREFFRELEKQPIPEPMKKEVSELKNLIEEKNIESEGIWTLIQKPDSPKN from the coding sequence ATGAAACTGCAACAAGCTCTTGAATACGTTAAAAAAGGGGACCTTCCCGGAGCAAAAAAAGCTCTGATCGAATTTCTGCAAAACAATCCGGACGATCCGATCGGAAATTATCACCTGGGAATGTGTTATTCTCACTTGAACGAGCTCGATGCCGCGGAAGAAAAGTTGATCCGTGCGATTTCGTTCAACGAATCCTTTGTCGCCGCGCGAGTCGGTCTCGGCGTTTTATACGCGAAGAAAAAGGACAAACCCAAAGCGGAAATCCAATTCACGAAGGTTCTCGAGCTCGACGAAAATAATGTAAACGCAAAGAAGAATCTGGCTTCTCTTTATACCGGAACGGGGAACGTTCAAAAGGCGATCGATCTATATCTTTCCGTTCCGCCCGAAGAACGAAAGGACGTCGTTTCGCTCTATGCGATTTCCTTTTGTTATCTCAAATTGGATCGGCTTGCGGACGCGAGAGAATTCTTCCGCGAATTGGAAAAACAGCCGATTCCCGAACCGATGAAAAAGGAAGTTTCCGAACTGAAAAACCTCATCGAGGAAAAGAACATCGAGTCCGAAGGGATTTGGACCTTGATTCAAAAACCTGATTCTCCCAAAAATTGA
- the leuA2 gene encoding 2-isopropylmalate synthase LeuA2: MGFFVSGEFFRFGNPLLSRPVLRRKPMRQDSESGNVDFSRAVSASASSKEIQFASEILQNPLPKHPPFFMDVTLRDGNQALRKPWNLDQKETIFKQLLKLGVQGIEVGFASSNDQEFEACSHLSSIAPDNVVISSLSRAVEKEIEISWKAIRHAPKPRLHIVYPISAFTIQNVLKLSPEKVLERISESVAYAKSLVGSRGEVQFSGEHFGDALENLDFAVEAFRTALNYGADVVNLPNTVERYRPWLFVSMVKAVTNALPEDTKISIHTHNDLGMATATTVESYFSGAVQLETALNGLGERAGNTNTYEVAIALHNCGVNVPLNFSAIYETSRLVSYLSEVPIYEKAPLIGEDVISHRSGIHQDGVAKTRHLQKGAYRAFDAGLIGRPEGDRIEFTSQSGRSAVFCILKDAGEDITLEQAGRLQPILKKISEESGRGELTLDEIQVEWNKMKAISSAS, from the coding sequence GTGGGCTTTTTTGTTTCCGGAGAATTCTTCCGATTCGGAAACCCACTCCTAAGCCGGCCGGTTTTAAGGAGAAAACCAATGAGACAAGATTCGGAATCGGGAAACGTAGACTTCTCCCGCGCGGTCAGCGCATCGGCAAGTTCGAAAGAAATTCAATTCGCTTCGGAAATTCTTCAGAACCCTCTTCCCAAACATCCGCCCTTTTTTATGGATGTGACCTTGAGAGACGGAAACCAAGCGCTGCGCAAACCTTGGAATCTCGATCAAAAAGAAACGATCTTTAAACAACTTCTGAAACTCGGAGTGCAAGGAATCGAAGTTGGATTCGCTTCCTCCAACGATCAAGAGTTCGAAGCCTGCAGTCATCTTTCTTCCATCGCGCCCGATAACGTCGTCATCTCTTCTCTTTCCAGAGCCGTGGAGAAGGAGATCGAAATTTCGTGGAAGGCGATTCGTCACGCTCCAAAACCGAGACTGCATATCGTATATCCGATCTCCGCGTTTACGATTCAAAACGTGTTGAAGCTGAGTCCTGAAAAGGTTTTGGAAAGAATTTCGGAATCGGTCGCTTATGCAAAAAGTTTGGTCGGGTCGAGAGGAGAGGTTCAATTTTCCGGAGAACATTTCGGAGACGCTCTGGAGAATTTGGATTTTGCGGTAGAAGCGTTTCGCACCGCGTTGAACTACGGAGCGGATGTGGTCAATCTTCCCAACACCGTGGAACGATATCGTCCTTGGTTGTTCGTTTCGATGGTGAAGGCCGTAACGAACGCGCTTCCCGAAGACACGAAGATTTCCATTCATACGCACAACGATTTGGGAATGGCGACTGCGACCACCGTCGAATCGTATTTTTCCGGAGCGGTTCAGTTGGAAACCGCGTTGAACGGTTTGGGAGAAAGGGCGGGAAACACGAACACATACGAGGTCGCAATCGCGCTTCACAACTGCGGCGTGAACGTGCCTCTGAATTTTTCGGCGATCTATGAAACGTCCCGTTTGGTTTCGTATCTTTCCGAAGTTCCGATCTACGAAAAAGCGCCGTTGATCGGCGAAGACGTGATCTCGCATCGATCCGGGATTCATCAGGACGGAGTCGCGAAAACGAGACATCTGCAGAAAGGCGCCTATCGCGCGTTTGACGCCGGTTTGATCGGAAGACCGGAAGGAGATCGGATCGAGTTCACGAGCCAATCGGGAAGAAGCGCGGTATTCTGCATTCTGAAAGACGCGGGGGAAGACATCACCTTGGAGCAAGCGGGAAGATTGCAGCCGATCTTAAAAAAGATCTCGGAAGAATCGGGAAGAGGAGAATTGACCTTGGACGAAATTCAAGTCGAGTGGAATAAGATGAAGGCGATCAGTTCTGCAAGTTAA
- a CDS encoding TetR/AcrR family transcriptional regulator, with product MSAMEQDEVKLRIMEKALELFLKYGYAKTKMEEIARILKISRKTLYKHFENKNHLLFEILTLKHAIMSSKLQQISEDDSLSVHEKIRAINDFKISQFPAGANEFILEIRDQAPDHYAYIKEVRMESVSKSIQALVKQGIEKGEIRKDLNPTIFAALINSAIEMTATPELLLNSPYSMMQLQGEIHGILFYGIMNSCPAANVDVSKVSGQERS from the coding sequence GGAAAAAGCGCTTGAGCTTTTTCTAAAATACGGTTACGCGAAGACCAAGATGGAGGAAATCGCAAGGATTCTGAAAATATCCCGTAAAACTTTATACAAACATTTCGAAAACAAAAATCATCTTCTGTTCGAAATTCTCACTTTGAAACATGCGATCATGAGTTCCAAGCTGCAGCAGATCAGCGAGGACGATTCTCTTTCCGTGCATGAAAAAATCAGGGCCATCAACGACTTCAAGATCAGCCAATTCCCCGCAGGTGCAAACGAATTCATTTTGGAAATTCGAGATCAAGCCCCGGATCACTATGCTTACATCAAAGAAGTGAGAATGGAATCGGTTTCCAAATCGATTCAAGCCCTTGTAAAACAAGGAATCGAAAAGGGAGAGATCAGAAAGGATCTCAACCCGACGATCTTTGCCGCTCTTATCAACTCGGCGATCGAAATGACCGCAACGCCAGAACTCCTTTTAAATTCTCCGTATTCGATGATGCAGCTGCAAGGGGAGATTCACGGAATTCTTTTTTACGGAATCATGAATTCTTGCCCCGCCGCGAACGTGGATGTTTCCAAAGTCTCCGGACAGGAACGATCGTAA